One genomic region from Microcystis panniformis FACHB-1757 encodes:
- a CDS encoding BamA/TamA family outer membrane protein — MAEEEPQEMVFPRIEQIVQSPPATGETTPPVAAPTETPTETPSPAETPTTAPPVPAEESRVLVSEVVVQGSDRELENLVYNTIRTRPGRSTTRSQLQEDINAVFATGFFADVRAVPQDTPLGVRVTFEVQPNPVFQGVQIQIAPETMDKSILPAGVVEEIFASQYGKTLNLRELQAGVKKINDWYSKNGYDLAQVIGAPQVTPDGRVILVISEGLIEKIQVRYFNVEQEPVKGKTREFIITREMRLKAGDIFNRNTAQQDLQRVFGLGLFEDVRLSFSPGSDPREVIVNVDVVEGNTGSLAAGGGISSNAGLFGTVSYQQRNFGGNNQTLGAEVQLGEREFLFDLSFSDPWIAKDNFRTSYTVNVFRRQSISLVYDGENSSIRTLNDNDSPRIVRTGGGITFVRPLAPDVFTKPKWVVSLGFNYQQVQVQNANGDISPLSAPLNGFGSQQLAFSSSGIDDLLSLNIGAIRDFRDNPLQPTSGSFLRLGLEQTIPVGSGSIFGTRVRGSYSYFIPVRFINSFNLFETDIFKGQQSLAFNVQAGTVLGDLPPYDAFIVGGSNSVRGYAEGEVGSGRSYFQATAEYRFPIVAIIGGALFVDFGTTIGSQGDVPGQPGIVRDLPGIGLGYGLGVRVQSPVGQIRVDFGFNVDGGSRLHFGIGERF; from the coding sequence ATGGCCGAAGAAGAACCGCAAGAAATGGTTTTTCCCCGCATCGAGCAGATAGTACAGTCGCCTCCTGCGACGGGAGAAACTACGCCACCCGTGGCAGCACCGACGGAAACCCCGACGGAAACCCCAAGCCCTGCAGAAACTCCCACAACAGCCCCACCGGTGCCGGCGGAGGAGTCGCGAGTTTTGGTGTCCGAAGTGGTAGTACAGGGGTCCGATCGAGAATTAGAAAATCTAGTTTATAATACCATTCGCACCCGACCAGGACGAAGCACGACTCGATCGCAATTACAAGAAGATATTAACGCCGTTTTTGCCACGGGCTTTTTTGCCGATGTGCGGGCAGTTCCCCAAGATACGCCCCTAGGGGTGCGAGTCACCTTTGAGGTGCAACCTAACCCCGTTTTTCAGGGTGTACAGATTCAAATTGCCCCGGAAACCATGGACAAATCGATTTTACCTGCCGGGGTGGTCGAGGAAATTTTCGCTAGTCAATACGGCAAAACCCTGAATTTACGGGAATTACAGGCGGGGGTAAAAAAAATCAATGACTGGTACAGTAAAAACGGCTATGATCTGGCCCAGGTAATCGGTGCGCCGCAAGTCACTCCCGATGGTAGGGTGATTTTGGTCATTTCCGAAGGTTTAATCGAAAAAATTCAAGTACGCTACTTTAACGTCGAACAGGAACCAGTCAAGGGTAAAACCAGAGAATTTATCATTACTAGGGAAATGCGCCTAAAAGCGGGGGATATTTTCAACCGCAATACCGCCCAACAGGATTTACAGCGTGTTTTCGGTCTCGGTTTATTCGAGGATGTGCGTCTGTCTTTTTCCCCCGGCAGCGACCCAAGGGAGGTGATTGTTAACGTCGATGTGGTGGAAGGTAATACTGGTTCCCTGGCTGCTGGGGGTGGTATTAGCTCGAATGCGGGCTTATTCGGCACTGTAAGCTATCAACAGCGCAATTTTGGCGGTAATAATCAAACTTTAGGGGCAGAAGTCCAGTTAGGGGAACGGGAATTTTTATTTGATCTGAGTTTTTCCGATCCTTGGATTGCCAAGGATAATTTCCGCACTTCCTACACGGTGAACGTTTTCCGGCGACAGTCGATTTCTCTGGTTTATGATGGGGAGAATTCCTCGATTCGGACGCTTAACGATAATGATAGTCCCCGTATCGTCCGGACGGGTGGTGGTATTACTTTTGTCCGTCCTTTGGCCCCCGATGTGTTTACGAAACCAAAATGGGTGGTTTCCCTAGGCTTTAACTATCAACAGGTACAGGTGCAAAATGCCAATGGTGACATCTCCCCCCTGTCTGCACCTCTCAATGGTTTTGGCAGTCAACAACTGGCTTTTAGTTCCTCTGGGATCGATGATCTACTTTCCCTAAATATTGGCGCTATTCGAGATTTTCGCGACAATCCCCTGCAGCCCACCAGTGGCTCTTTCCTGCGTCTAGGTTTAGAACAAACTATTCCGGTCGGTTCTGGCAGTATTTTCGGCACTCGTGTTCGGGGTAGTTATAGTTACTTTATCCCCGTTCGGTTTATTAATTCCTTTAATCTCTTTGAAACCGATATTTTTAAAGGTCAGCAATCCCTCGCTTTTAATGTGCAAGCAGGGACAGTATTAGGCGATTTACCCCCCTACGATGCTTTTATTGTGGGGGGTAGTAACTCTGTACGGGGTTACGCCGAGGGAGAAGTGGGTAGCGGTCGCAGTTATTTCCAAGCGACGGCCGAATATCGTTTTCCCATTGTCGCAATTATCGGGGGGGCGTTATTTGTCGATTTCGGCACTACTATTGGTTCCCAAGGCGATGTCCCCGGTCAACCCGGGATTGTTCGGGATTTACCCGGTATCGGTCTCGGTTACGGTTTGGGTGTTCGGGTACAATCTCCCGTCGGCCAAATTCGGGTTGACTTCGGTTTTAATGTCGATGGTGGTTCTCGTCTCCATTTCGGTATCGGGGAACGATTCTAA
- a CDS encoding transposase, whose protein sequence is MKTENRIFSQVYSYLEQGSRFVDKRHLTVLSWMVTALLSSQSLNQARWEPFVQSRAEQANSYQRRWNRFCQNGRVAVEKIYIPLILKAIETWKEKGERLYLAIDTTLLWNQYCFVYLAVVCGGRAVPLMWMGLEHGSASLAFEKYEPLLDRAKGYLQGFENVMLLADRGFANQQLIQWLRKNTWHWCLRLPCDTLIYGVRRRGFGYEVRELYPPKRQACFDRNVQVWQEARITAHLALASVPGVKDNWAILSDEPPTLDTFWQYGLRFPIEHLFQGQ, encoded by the coding sequence ATGAAAACCGAGAACAGAATCTTCTCCCAAGTTTATTCCTATCTAGAACAAGGAAGCCGATTTGTGGATAAAAGACATTTAACCGTCCTCAGTTGGATGGTGACAGCCCTACTCAGTAGTCAAAGTCTCAATCAAGCCAGATGGGAACCCTTTGTACAAAGCAGAGCCGAACAAGCCAATAGTTATCAGAGACGGTGGAATCGCTTTTGCCAGAATGGAAGAGTAGCGGTGGAAAAGATATACATCCCCTTAATATTGAAAGCCATCGAGACTTGGAAGGAGAAGGGGGAAAGACTGTATCTAGCAATAGATACCACTCTGTTGTGGAATCAATACTGCTTTGTCTATCTAGCGGTGGTCTGCGGGGGGAGAGCCGTCCCCTTGATGTGGATGGGATTAGAACATGGTAGTGCCAGCCTAGCTTTTGAGAAATACGAACCCTTGTTGGACAGAGCCAAAGGCTATCTTCAGGGCTTTGAGAATGTCATGCTGTTAGCCGACCGAGGCTTTGCCAATCAGCAATTAATTCAATGGCTCAGGAAAAATACTTGGCATTGGTGTCTTCGCTTACCTTGCGATACCCTCATTTACGGTGTTCGCCGTCGGGGTTTTGGCTATGAGGTCAGAGAACTCTATCCTCCCAAACGGCAAGCCTGCTTTGATCGCAACGTTCAAGTCTGGCAGGAGGCTAGAATCACTGCTCATCTTGCTTTAGCCTCTGTTCCAGGGGTTAAGGATAATTGGGCAATTCTGAGCGATGAACCTCCTACCCTTGACACCTTCTGGCAGTATGGTCTTCGTTTTCCCATTGAACATCTCTTTCAAGGGCAGTAA
- a CDS encoding type II toxin-antitoxin system HicB family antitoxin, with translation MKIKAIIHPAEEGGYWAEVPALPGCITEGDSMDEVVDNLQDAIQGWLEVANESKQPESRSEVIEIAV, from the coding sequence ATGAAAATCAAAGCTATTATTCATCCAGCCGAAGAAGGCGGTTACTGGGCTGAAGTTCCCGCTCTGCCCGGTTGTATAACAGAAGGAGATAGTATGGACGAAGTTGTCGATAACCTCCAAGATGCCATACAAGGCTGGTTAGAAGTTGCCAATGAAAGCAAACAACCTGAATCTAGGTCAGAAGTGATTGAAATTGCTGTATGA
- a CDS encoding DUF2288 domain-containing protein: protein MGNIHEQLLEELAEVEWSDLIPHAQRDALIVVSDSLNLIEVAEAIAGDRVAQVQNWIGEKLLEKPTQEQLSDWNSHPDNLFNTLIVQPFVLIQAIA from the coding sequence ATGGGTAATATTCACGAGCAGTTATTAGAGGAATTAGCCGAAGTGGAGTGGAGTGACTTGATCCCCCATGCTCAAAGGGATGCGCTGATCGTGGTTTCGGATTCCCTCAATTTAATCGAAGTGGCAGAAGCGATCGCTGGTGATCGGGTTGCTCAAGTGCAGAATTGGATCGGGGAAAAACTACTAGAAAAACCGACACAAGAGCAATTAAGCGATTGGAATTCCCATCCCGATAACCTTTTTAATACACTAATCGTGCAACCTTTTGTGTTAATTCAGGCCATAGCTTAG
- a CDS encoding ISL3 family transposase: MWINFDQLLDLPNVTVVNYQKIAQTIFLKLALLNETIECPNCHQTLDRINQTEYNLVRDLSILGNPVYLEVPRRQFHCQKCQKYISERLSFMRLRQHHTIRYESMIYERVKNCSIEEISREEGLGWSEVELIFNHCAKELEKEEWEAPERISLDEFSNLKGHKDFITTVVDMDKKILLDVIKGHKQEELMEALKAQPDAVREKVKEVSVDMWSGFTAVIKELFPNAKIIYDRFHVMAIINDELNKLRKLMGVHEKGLPHLLWKNKEDLKDEQKQQLEVILKEHPCLGIAWEMKEEIRQIYQSSRTFRGAERKLEKWIRIGGILYESSARMIQKHLPGICNYFENQTTNGLIEGMNTKIKLIKRMSYGFTNFEHLRLKLFACFNS; encoded by the coding sequence ATGTGGATAAATTTTGATCAACTCCTCGATTTACCAAATGTAACAGTGGTCAATTATCAAAAAATTGCTCAGACAATTTTCCTAAAGCTTGCTCTTTTAAATGAAACAATTGAATGTCCGAATTGCCATCAAACCTTAGACAGAATCAATCAGACAGAGTATAATCTAGTCAGAGACTTGTCAATATTAGGTAATCCAGTATATTTAGAAGTACCACGCCGTCAGTTTCATTGTCAAAAGTGCCAAAAGTATATCAGCGAAAGACTGAGTTTTATGAGATTAAGACAGCATCATACAATTCGCTATGAATCGATGATTTATGAGAGAGTAAAAAATTGTAGCATCGAAGAAATAAGTCGAGAAGAAGGGTTAGGATGGTCAGAAGTTGAGTTAATATTTAATCACTGTGCTAAAGAACTAGAAAAGGAAGAGTGGGAAGCACCAGAACGAATAAGCTTAGATGAATTTAGTAACTTAAAAGGACATAAAGATTTCATCACAACGGTCGTAGATATGGACAAGAAAATTTTACTAGATGTGATTAAAGGACATAAGCAAGAAGAATTAATGGAAGCCTTAAAAGCACAGCCAGACGCAGTTCGGGAGAAAGTGAAAGAAGTGAGCGTCGATATGTGGTCAGGATTTACAGCAGTGATCAAGGAATTATTTCCCAATGCTAAAATCATCTATGACCGTTTTCATGTAATGGCTATCATCAATGACGAGCTTAATAAATTGAGAAAGTTAATGGGGGTGCATGAAAAAGGATTACCTCATTTATTATGGAAGAATAAAGAGGACTTAAAGGACGAGCAAAAACAACAACTAGAAGTTATTCTGAAAGAACATCCATGCTTAGGAATAGCCTGGGAAATGAAAGAAGAAATTAGACAAATTTATCAAAGTAGTAGAACGTTCAGAGGTGCTGAGAGAAAATTGGAAAAATGGATAAGAATAGGCGGGATATTATATGAAAGTAGTGCCAGGATGATCCAGAAGCATTTGCCAGGTATTTGTAATTACTTTGAAAATCAGACAACCAACGGATTAATTGAGGGAATGAATACCAAAATAAAGCTTATTAAAAGAATGAGTTATGGATTTACCAATTTTGAACATCTTCGACTTAAGCTGTTTGCTTGCTTTAATTCATAA
- a CDS encoding PIN domain-containing protein, producing MTYLETEAGLLAIKATKKLARFQNLCRTDLRVLLLDTMEIVHQAAAISADLRLKGTPIQMTDILIAATAISYNLIIVSDDSDMLRVQGLIVENWRR from the coding sequence ATTACTTATTTAGAAACTGAAGCTGGACTATTAGCAATTAAGGCAACGAAGAAGTTAGCAAGATTTCAGAATTTGTGTCGCACTGATTTGAGAGTATTGTTGTTAGATACAATGGAGATTGTTCATCAAGCCGCAGCAATTTCTGCTGATTTAAGGCTTAAGGGAACCCCCATACAAATGACTGATATTCTCATTGCAGCAACAGCTATTAGCTATAATCTCATTATCGTTTCTGACGACTCAGATATGCTGAGAGTTCAGGGATTAATCGTAGAAAATTGGCGGCGATGA
- a CDS encoding ABC transporter permease, which translates to MSRRAALQSYLLVRLLLAPLMLWTIVTVVFLLMRVAPGDPTDAILGNRAPESAKNALREQLGLNKPLFFQYLDYIFHLMRLNLGDSLTSKGVTVWEIIAKHFPATVELTFYGMLIAVIVGVGLGIITASRPNTPLDAGGRLFGLITYSLPIFWVGMLLQLIFAVQLRWFPLGTRFPLSETPPQTITGLYTLDSLMTLQLDKLPTALYYLALPSFTLGILLSGIFERMVRVNLKQTLQADYVDAAKARGIPEKTIMIAHALKNALIPVITVLGLTFAALLGGAVLTEVTFSWPGLGNQLYRAISLRDYPTVQGLMAFFATIVVFASIFIDLINAYIDPRIRY; encoded by the coding sequence ATGTCTCGCCGCGCTGCTTTACAATCCTATTTACTGGTGCGTTTACTCCTAGCTCCCTTGATGTTATGGACGATCGTGACGGTGGTTTTTCTACTGATGCGTGTGGCCCCTGGTGATCCCACGGATGCGATTTTAGGCAACCGCGCTCCCGAAAGTGCCAAAAATGCCCTAAGAGAACAGTTAGGACTGAATAAACCCCTATTTTTCCAGTACCTAGACTATATTTTTCACCTAATGCGTCTCAACTTAGGAGACTCTTTAACCAGTAAGGGGGTGACGGTATGGGAGATTATCGCTAAACATTTTCCAGCGACGGTGGAACTAACTTTTTATGGAATGCTAATTGCGGTGATAGTGGGAGTCGGATTGGGAATTATCACCGCTTCCCGTCCGAATACTCCCTTAGATGCGGGGGGACGTTTATTTGGACTGATAACCTATTCCTTGCCGATTTTTTGGGTGGGAATGCTCTTACAGCTAATTTTTGCGGTACAGTTGCGCTGGTTTCCCTTGGGGACTCGTTTTCCTTTGAGTGAGACTCCACCCCAGACAATTACAGGTTTATACACCCTTGATAGTCTGATGACTCTACAACTAGATAAGTTGCCCACAGCTTTGTATTATCTAGCCTTACCTAGTTTTACTCTCGGCATTCTCTTGAGTGGGATTTTTGAACGGATGGTGCGAGTTAATCTGAAACAAACTTTGCAAGCGGACTATGTAGATGCGGCCAAAGCGAGAGGAATACCAGAAAAAACGATTATGATCGCCCATGCGCTGAAAAATGCCCTAATTCCCGTAATTACTGTCTTAGGATTAACTTTTGCGGCTCTTTTAGGGGGTGCAGTCTTGACGGAAGTTACTTTTTCTTGGCCGGGTTTGGGAAATCAGTTATATCGAGCGATTTCTCTGCGGGATTACCCAACAGTGCAGGGATTAATGGCTTTTTTTGCGACAATAGTGGTTTTTGCCAGTATTTTTATCGATCTAATCAATGCTTACATTGATCCTCGCATCCGTTATTAA
- the ltrA gene encoding group II intron reverse transcriptase/maturase — protein MTKSREGKGFGKPKTTKTTNVWKTINWGKIQRYVFKLQKRIYQAAKSGQGAKVRKLQRLLVKSYYARLLAVRKVTQDNQGKKTAGVDGMIAVSPEQRLNLTEEIKGTLKAKPLRRVWIPKPGRDEKRPLGIPTIKDRARQALIKSALEPEWESRMEGTSYGFRPGRSAQDAISRIFSTINKGNYFVLDADIAKCFDRINHDLLLSKIHCPSSLKRDIKQWLKAGVLDNGVFEETETGTPQGGVISPLLANIALDGMARLIETLFPKKSDKRNQAVLIRYADDFVVISPSLKIIEQCQTAISEWLKPIGLELKPEKTRVCHTLNPIEYNGKTEEPGFDFLGFNIRQYPAGKYKAGKINKGIPKTFLTHIKPSQKAVKAHTEAIKGVIKKHKTAPQSALISHLNPIIRGWANYYSGVVSTDTFNKLDYTIWSMLRAWTESRCGKADYEKLRNYFKPGTVKLSNGKERQESWLFQTKDGLYLWKHNWTPIVRHTLVRPDASPFDGNWTYWATRRGQAIDTPTRVAKLLKKQQGKCSRCGQYFTPSDLIEVDHIHPLSLGGKDEYKNLQLLHRHCHDDKSATDGSLNPSGLTKSEVKLDNTRLTKGSQAVSLTREQSN, from the coding sequence ATGACGAAATCGAGAGAAGGTAAAGGGTTCGGGAAACCGAAAACCACTAAGACTACGAATGTATGGAAAACTATCAACTGGGGTAAAATCCAAAGATATGTTTTCAAGCTCCAAAAGAGGATATACCAAGCGGCTAAATCGGGACAGGGTGCAAAGGTTAGAAAGTTGCAACGTCTATTAGTGAAATCATACTACGCTCGTCTATTAGCAGTACGCAAAGTAACCCAAGACAATCAAGGAAAGAAAACAGCAGGAGTCGATGGAATGATAGCAGTATCCCCAGAACAAAGGCTAAATCTAACCGAAGAAATCAAAGGAACACTGAAAGCAAAACCGTTAAGAAGGGTATGGATTCCTAAACCCGGCAGGGATGAAAAACGTCCATTAGGAATACCAACTATCAAAGACAGAGCTAGACAAGCGTTGATTAAATCGGCTCTTGAACCAGAATGGGAGTCAAGAATGGAAGGAACCAGCTATGGTTTCCGACCGGGAAGGTCAGCCCAGGACGCAATATCAAGGATATTCTCAACCATCAATAAAGGTAATTACTTTGTATTAGATGCTGATATTGCCAAATGTTTTGACCGAATTAATCACGACCTTTTACTGTCCAAAATTCATTGTCCAAGTTCCTTGAAAAGAGATATTAAACAATGGCTTAAAGCAGGAGTATTGGACAACGGCGTATTTGAAGAAACAGAAACAGGGACACCTCAAGGAGGGGTAATAAGTCCACTACTTGCCAACATCGCACTGGATGGAATGGCAAGATTGATTGAAACACTATTCCCCAAAAAGAGTGATAAAAGAAATCAAGCTGTTTTAATAAGATACGCCGATGATTTTGTAGTAATTTCCCCATCACTCAAAATCATTGAACAGTGCCAAACTGCTATTTCTGAATGGTTAAAGCCGATAGGATTAGAACTCAAACCAGAAAAAACCAGAGTGTGTCATACACTTAACCCCATTGAATACAATGGGAAAACGGAGGAACCCGGCTTTGATTTTCTAGGATTCAATATTAGGCAATACCCAGCAGGAAAATATAAAGCAGGGAAAATAAATAAAGGAATACCCAAAACATTTCTAACACATATTAAACCTAGCCAAAAAGCAGTTAAAGCCCACACAGAAGCGATTAAAGGTGTAATCAAAAAACACAAGACAGCACCTCAATCAGCCTTGATTAGTCACTTAAACCCAATTATTAGAGGTTGGGCTAACTACTACTCAGGAGTAGTATCCACAGATACCTTCAATAAACTAGACTACACAATCTGGTCAATGTTAAGGGCATGGACAGAATCAAGATGCGGTAAAGCGGACTACGAAAAGCTGAGAAACTACTTTAAACCGGGTACAGTTAAACTTAGCAATGGGAAAGAAAGACAAGAATCTTGGCTATTTCAAACCAAAGACGGTCTCTATCTATGGAAACATAATTGGACACCAATTGTCAGACATACCCTAGTACGCCCCGACGCATCACCATTCGACGGAAATTGGACTTACTGGGCGACCAGACGAGGACAAGCAATCGACACACCGACAAGAGTAGCCAAACTACTTAAGAAGCAACAAGGCAAGTGTAGCCGATGTGGGCAGTATTTTACCCCATCGGATTTAATTGAAGTTGACCACATTCATCCTCTCAGCCTAGGCGGAAAGGATGAATATAAAAACCTTCAATTACTACACCGCCACTGTCACGATGATAAATCGGCAACCGATGGAAGCCTAAATCCATCTGGTTTGACAAAATCAGAAGTCAAACTAGATAATACAAGGTTAACCAAAGGAAGTCAAGCTGTATCCTTAACAAGGGAACAGTCAAACTAG
- a CDS encoding Hpt domain-containing protein, whose product MDSANAQKILGYFIEEAKEHLETLEQGILDLGNLVNNTEQMNEMFRAAHSIKGGAAMLGYGSIQKTAHRLEDAFKILKENPIQVDKKLESLFLKGYDLLQILIDKLSGPLGLQAEEANAILKKGEPTFAELQAHLNYLLDPQKFTPAVATASSISIRVRDILKQMLQLFKQEETSASRQQLQKLTLSLSQLASEQQKWQYLVENAESALANPKHSYRTLAPVIIKELKQAGDLLEWGRGEEITVSQELQLLAAAKLPQILITLEPELVASTLLQMFNRQQVSQLVQLLKTRR is encoded by the coding sequence TTGGACTCCGCTAACGCTCAGAAAATTCTCGGCTATTTCATCGAAGAAGCCAAAGAACACCTGGAAACTTTGGAACAGGGGATTTTAGACTTAGGCAATCTCGTGAACAATACTGAACAGATGAACGAGATGTTTCGTGCCGCCCATTCCATTAAGGGGGGAGCGGCCATGTTAGGTTATGGCAGTATCCAAAAAACTGCTCACCGTCTTGAGGATGCTTTTAAAATACTGAAAGAAAATCCCATACAAGTGGATAAAAAATTAGAATCTTTGTTCCTCAAGGGTTATGATCTGCTTCAGATATTGATCGATAAGCTGTCCGGTCCATTAGGTTTGCAAGCCGAGGAAGCTAACGCTATCCTTAAAAAAGGTGAACCAACTTTTGCCGAATTACAGGCCCATCTTAACTATCTTCTCGACCCCCAAAAATTTACCCCAGCTGTTGCGACAGCGTCTTCTATCTCCATCCGCGTCAGAGATATCCTCAAACAGATGTTACAACTGTTCAAACAGGAAGAAACCAGTGCTTCCCGTCAGCAATTACAAAAGTTAACTTTATCTCTGTCTCAATTGGCTTCAGAACAGCAAAAGTGGCAATATTTAGTTGAAAATGCCGAATCAGCCCTGGCTAACCCCAAACATTCCTACCGCACTCTCGCCCCGGTTATTATTAAAGAATTAAAACAAGCCGGTGATTTACTAGAATGGGGTCGAGGGGAAGAAATCACCGTCAGTCAGGAATTGCAATTATTAGCCGCCGCCAAATTACCACAAATCCTAATTACCCTAGAACCGGAATTAGTAGCTAGTACCCTGCTGCAAATGTTCAATCGCCAACAGGTCTCGCAACTGGTACAGTTATTAAAAACGAGACGTTGA
- a CDS encoding type II toxin-antitoxin system HicA family toxin, which translates to MKSISGKKLCKIVEKKGWILKKITSSHHIYEKEDEDKILSIPVHRNQDLKIGTLKSIMKIARLSEDDL; encoded by the coding sequence ATGAAATCAATATCAGGGAAAAAACTCTGTAAAATTGTCGAAAAAAAAGGTTGGATACTCAAAAAAATTACCAGTAGTCACCATATTTATGAAAAGGAGGATGAAGATAAAATTCTATCTATTCCTGTACACCGCAATCAGGACTTAAAAATTGGAACTTTAAAATCAATTATGAAAATAGCTCGATTATCGGAAGATGACTTATAA
- the lpxC gene encoding UDP-3-O-acyl-N-acetylglucosamine deacetylase: MVSTIAKQFELSGIGLHSGEITRVRVCGANPGEGRYFVRRDLANQPIIPALVSSVYQTTLSTELRRGEAKVRTVEHLLAALTALGVEDARIEVDGAEIPLLDGSAKIWVEAIENAGLDNSFSPSDLTISQPIWLYEGDAFVAAIPSPELRFTYGIDFTYKPIGNQWYSWSPDRESFSQAIASARTFGFADQIEYLQKAGLIKGGSLENALVCDQNQWLNPPLRFDNEPARHKLLDLIGDLSLLGTIPTAHYMAFKASHKLHVQLAIAITKYKNECSTLS, from the coding sequence ATGGTTTCTACTATCGCTAAACAATTTGAATTATCGGGAATTGGACTGCATTCGGGGGAGATAACAAGGGTGCGCGTCTGTGGGGCAAATCCGGGGGAAGGACGTTATTTTGTCCGCAGAGATTTAGCCAATCAACCGATTATTCCCGCTCTAGTTTCTTCGGTTTACCAAACAACTTTATCAACGGAATTGAGACGAGGAGAAGCAAAGGTTAGAACCGTTGAGCATTTATTGGCAGCCTTAACCGCTTTGGGGGTAGAGGATGCTCGCATTGAGGTGGATGGTGCGGAAATTCCCCTCCTTGATGGTTCGGCCAAAATCTGGGTAGAAGCGATCGAAAATGCTGGTTTAGATAACTCTTTTTCTCCATCAGATTTAACTATTTCTCAACCGATTTGGTTGTACGAAGGAGATGCTTTTGTGGCGGCGATTCCTTCCCCTGAATTACGTTTTACCTACGGCATCGATTTTACCTATAAACCGATCGGTAATCAATGGTATAGTTGGAGTCCTGATCGGGAAAGTTTTAGTCAAGCGATCGCATCAGCCCGGACTTTCGGTTTTGCCGATCAAATTGAATATTTACAAAAGGCTGGTTTAATTAAAGGAGGCAGTTTAGAAAATGCTTTAGTCTGCGATCAAAATCAATGGTTAAATCCTCCTTTACGCTTTGATAATGAGCCAGCAAGACATAAATTATTGGACTTAATTGGTGATTTGAGTTTACTGGGAACTATTCCCACCGCTCATTACATGGCTTTTAAAGCCAGTCATAAACTTCACGTTCAATTAGCGATCGCAATCACAAAATACAAGAATGAATGTTCTACCTTAAGTTGA